The proteins below are encoded in one region of Silene latifolia isolate original U9 population chromosome 2, ASM4854445v1, whole genome shotgun sequence:
- the LOC141641122 gene encoding uncharacterized protein LOC141641122 — protein MRQRRWIELIGYYDMEIIYHEGKANVVADALSRKSVHALCTAMSRMKLREEVERMGISMIKNGDTIGDLTIEPELYEEIRKKQEGDARVARWRGAVGEAMVKGGKKRFHMGSDGGLRVKGEHKRPQSKVQSLDVPEWMWESILMDFIVGLPNTQRGNNMIWVIVDRLTKSAHFIPIKDTRSKAELAKAYVKNVVKLHGVPKDIVSDRDSSYHASIGIAPFEALYGRKCRSPVCWDDRADAVVLGPEMNKKWWSRKYVSDPTHVLEPEHVEIDEQLSYVEEPKEILDRKMRKTRNGETALVKILWSNHKVEEATWEAEAAMREKYPSLFV, from the exons atgagacagaggagatggattgAGTTAATTGGATATTATGACATGGAGataatttatcatgaagggaaggctaatgtagTGGCGGATGCACTTAGCAGGAAATCTGTCCATGCTTTGTGTACTGCCATGTCTAGGATGAAATTGCGTGAGGAAGTGGAAAGGATGGGCATTTCTATGATCAAGAATGGAGATACAATTGGAGATTTGACCattgagccagagttgtatgaagaGATCAGGAAGAAGCAAGAAGGAGATGCGAGAGTGGCGCGGTGGAGAGGGGCCGTGGGTGAGGCCATGGTGAAAGGCGGGAAGAAGCGGTTTCACATGGGTAGTGATGgtggtttgag AGTTAAGGGAGAGCATAAGAGACCACAAAGTAAAGTCCAGTCCTTGGATGTGCCTGAGTGGATGTGGGAAAGCATTTtgatggatttcattgtgggattGCCTAATACTCAGAGAGGGAATAATATGAtatgggtgattgtggatcgattgactaagtcagctcactttattccaataAAGGATACTCggagtaaagctgagttggcAAAAGCTTATGTCAAAAATGTGGTGAAGCTTCATGGTGTGCCAAAGGATattgtttctgatcgtgattcAAG TTACCATGCTAGTATAGGCATAGCACCTTTTGAGGCATTATATGGCAGGAAGTGcaggagtcctgtgtgttgggatgacaGGGCAGATGCAGTTGTGTTGGGACCTGAGATGAACAAGAAATGGTGGAGCAG gaagtatgtgagtgatcctactcATGTGCTGGAGCCTGAACATGTTGAGATTGATGAGCAGTTATCTTATGTTGAGGAGCCTAAGGagattttggatcgaaaaatgaGAAAGACCCGTAATGGTGAGACTGCTTTAGTGAAGATTTTATGGTCTAACCATAAGGTGgaagaagctacatgggaggctgAAGCTGCTATGCGAGAAAAGTATCCTAGTCTTTTTGTTTGA